Proteins from one Belonocnema kinseyi isolate 2016_QV_RU_SX_M_011 chromosome 8, B_treatae_v1, whole genome shotgun sequence genomic window:
- the LOC117178469 gene encoding uncharacterized protein DDB_G0290685-like: MTQVAEEKQLNGQNGQNGQNGYNDDDDDYRYRHDGDGDHDRGGDRGRGREDDHRNGRREDDHRYGRGEDDHRNGRGDDDHHNGRGEDDHHNGHREDDHRNGRGEDDHRNGRDEEDNHRGRGNGEVDKNNKKDDKKDNKKDDKKDDKKDDKKDDNHSRGEKDNQHGSGNGKNDPDHKSDHGGEKDHPGVRHVVVHHHFDYGSRADSGFRR; encoded by the exons ATGACGCAGGTGGCGGAGGAG aaacaaTTAAATGGTCAAAATGGCCAAAATGGTCAAAATGGATataatgatgatgatgacgaTTATAGATACAGACATGATGGAGATGGTGATCATGATCGAGGTGGTGATCGTGGTCGTGGTCGAGAGGATGACCATCGTAATGGTCGCAGGGAGGATGACCATCGTTACGGTCGTGGAGAGGATGACCATCGTAATGGTCGTGGAGACGATGACCATCATAATGGGCGTGGAGAGGATGACCATCATAATGGTCATAGAGAGGATGACCATCGTAATGGTCGTGGAGAGGATGACCATCGTAATGGTCGTGATGAGGAAGACAATCATCGTGGGCGTGGTAATGGTGAAGTCGATAAGAACAATAAGAAAGACGATAAGAAAGACAATAAGAAAGACGATAAGAAGGACGATAAGAAAGACGATAAAAAAGACGATAATCATAGTCGTGGTGAGAAAGACAATCAACATGGTTCTGGTAATGGTAAAAATGATCCTGACCACAAAAGCGATCACGGTGGTGAGAAAGACCATCCTGGTGTTCGTCATGTAGTTGTCCACCATCATTTTGACTAT ggatccagagcagactCGGGGTTCCGTCgttag